The following proteins are encoded in a genomic region of Dialister hominis:
- a CDS encoding IS3 family transposase, with product MYSHEERLKAVKLHVDSGMGLKGIMRTLGYPHDIKVLRQWCREFKFSREIHEVDGFDDGYSLKQKTLAVKYFVNCGDLRRTIREIGYPSSTQRLKIWVEKYNLNENDHWQADQNPVKWGQDRQTGSSPLIQENPFEEIEIASNAIYKDLGFLEELFQRRLATMSKKDSEVTIESLKEEMQVLLRNMENLRKENKALLKANQSLGEKTKSLDEKCQTLAKEYKELGEQTLIKRIEYEALEIAAETIKKEEGISLKTLTNREKAIVIDALLSRSKYPLKKLLTVLNMAKASYFYQKSAMKAGDKYAEIRETIKDKFKKNRSVYGYRRIWLALRKDGKILSEKLVRRFMKEDHLVPYRKKAKKYSSYKGEISPAPNLVNRNFHADELGKLLLTDITEFHISAGKVYLSAITDVFDGKIVAWTIGTSPNAKLVNTMLVKAREALGDDKHPIVHSDRGIHYQWPGWIALMKKFGWTRSMSKKGCSPDNAACEGVFGRVKNEMFYNRSWIGVSIKEFIAYLDDYLHWYNEDRIKITLGGMSPVEYRESLGIM from the coding sequence ATGTATTCGCATGAAGAGCGCTTAAAGGCAGTCAAACTGCACGTCGATTCGGGCATGGGGCTCAAAGGCATTATGAGAACGCTCGGCTATCCTCACGACATAAAAGTGTTGCGTCAATGGTGCCGGGAATTCAAGTTCTCCAGAGAGATTCACGAAGTAGACGGATTTGATGACGGATATTCTCTCAAACAAAAAACATTAGCCGTCAAATACTTCGTAAATTGCGGCGATCTGCGGCGCACCATCAGGGAAATAGGCTATCCCAGCAGCACGCAGAGATTGAAAATATGGGTTGAGAAATACAACCTTAACGAAAACGATCATTGGCAAGCTGACCAGAACCCTGTAAAATGGGGGCAAGATCGACAGACGGGAAGCAGTCCACTGATTCAGGAGAATCCATTCGAAGAAATTGAGATAGCCTCTAACGCTATCTACAAGGACTTAGGCTTCCTCGAGGAATTGTTCCAAAGGAGGCTGGCAACAATGTCTAAAAAGGACTCGGAAGTAACGATTGAATCTTTAAAAGAAGAAATGCAAGTACTGCTTAGAAATATGGAAAACCTCCGCAAAGAGAATAAAGCATTGCTGAAAGCCAATCAGTCACTGGGAGAGAAGACGAAGTCTCTTGATGAAAAGTGCCAGACACTTGCGAAAGAGTATAAGGAGCTTGGCGAGCAGACTCTTATTAAACGGATCGAGTACGAAGCCCTCGAGATAGCTGCAGAAACAATAAAAAAAGAAGAGGGCATCAGTCTAAAAACACTGACCAATCGGGAAAAAGCCATCGTGATTGATGCCCTTCTGAGCCGCAGCAAGTATCCCCTGAAGAAACTGCTGACGGTGCTAAATATGGCTAAAGCCTCATATTTCTACCAGAAATCCGCTATGAAGGCGGGAGATAAATATGCGGAAATACGCGAAACCATCAAAGACAAATTTAAGAAGAACCGGTCGGTTTATGGTTACCGGAGAATCTGGTTAGCGCTCAGAAAAGATGGGAAAATTCTTTCTGAGAAGCTCGTCCGCCGCTTTATGAAAGAGGATCATCTGGTTCCATACCGCAAAAAAGCTAAAAAGTATAGCTCCTACAAAGGAGAAATTTCACCTGCCCCTAATCTCGTTAACAGGAATTTTCATGCCGACGAATTAGGAAAGCTGCTTCTCACAGATATTACGGAATTCCACATATCTGCAGGGAAAGTATACCTGTCAGCTATAACTGACGTCTTTGACGGCAAGATTGTCGCATGGACGATCGGCACGTCGCCGAATGCCAAACTGGTCAATACCATGCTGGTAAAAGCGAGAGAGGCCCTGGGCGATGACAAGCATCCTATCGTTCATTCAGACCGCGGTATACATTACCAATGGCCTGGATGGATCGCCTTGATGAAGAAATTCGGCTGGACAAGATCCATGTCGAAAAAAGGGTGCTCGCCGGATAATGCTGCTTGTGAAGGTGTCTTTGGAAGAGTAAAAAACGAAATGTTCTATAATAGAAGCTGGATAGGTGTATCCATTAAAGAATTCATAGCTTACCTAGACGATTATCTTCATTGGTATAATGAAGACCGAATTAAAATTACCTTGGGCGGCATGAGTCCAGTAGAATACAGAGAAAGCTTAGGGATAATGTAA